CTTGAGTAAAACGAAAAATTTTGTAGCAAACCCACTCTAAAATGGAGGCCCCCATGGCTTTGTACACAACGCAGGAAGCACTTGATTATCATTCCAAGGGACATAAAGGGAAAGTTGAAGTTATTCCCTGCAAACCGTGCGAAACACAAAAACAATTGTCTCTGGCCTATACGCCTGGTGTAGCGTTGGCGTGCAAGGAAATCGAGCGTGATCCGCAGCTTTCCTATGAATATACGGGCCGGGGCAACCTGGTCGCCGTTGTGTCCAACGGAACGGCTGTTTTGGGCTTGGGGAATATCGGCGCCGCCGCGGGAAAACCGGTCATGGAAGGCAAAGGCGTGCTCTTCAAAGTGTTCGCCGACGTTGATGTCTACGATATCAACCTTGATGTATCCGACCCGGATAAATTGATTGAAATAGTTAAGGCTATGGAGCCCACCTTCGGCGGAATCAACCTCGAAGACATTAAGGCTCCCGAGTGCTTTTACATTGAAGAAACACTCAAAAAAGAAATGAATATCCCGGTCTTCCATGATGACCAGCATGGAACGGCGATCATTTCCGGAGCCGGCCTGCTCAATGCTCTGGAAATCAGCGGCAAGAAAATTGAAGATCTCCGCGTCGTCGTGTCGGGTGCCGGCGCTTCTGCCACCGCCTGTTCCAACTTCTACATCAGCCTCGGTGTCAAACGCGAAAATATCTCCATGTTCGATTCACGCGGCCACATCAACAAAAGCCGTTCCGGGCTCAACGAGTTCAAGCAAGCCTTTGCACAAGACGTGGAATACGCCAGCCTGGGCGATGCACTCAAAGGCGCCGACTGCTTCTTGGGACTCTCCAAAGGCGGTATCCTTTCGCAAGATATGGTGAAGGGCATGGCCGATCATCCGTTGATTTTCGCATGCGCCAACCCCGATCCGGAAATCACCTATCCTGATGCGAAAGAAGCTCGTCCCGATGCCATCATGGCGACAGGACGGTCTGATTTCCCCAACCAAATCAATAATGTGCTTGGTTTCCCGTTCATCTTCCGTGGTGCGCTCGACTGCAATGCCACGGCCATCAACGAAGAAATGAAAGTCGCCGCAGCGAATGCGTTGGCTGACTTGGCCAAAGAACCCGTACCCGATTACGTCATGAAGGCCTACGGAGTTGAAGAAATGGAGTTCGGACCCGATTACATCATTCCCAAACCGTTTGACCTGCGTGTCATCGAATGGGAAGCGGCGGCCGTTGCCAAAGCCGCGATGGATACGGGTGTTGCCGCTAAAACGTTTGATATCGAAGCCTACAAGAAAGAGCTTCGCGAGCGTTTAGCCATTTCTCGCGCACGGATGAAAACGTTTATCGACGATTACAAACTGGATTTCTAGTCTCTTTCTTGACGTTTCAGACTTCTTCCAGCCGGTGTTTGCGCTTGCGCCACAGGCGCAAACACCGGGGAAGGGTGGAAGATGGCTGAACACATGGGGGAAATGAAAGAGTTCTGAGTCCGTAAGCCTATTGGGGGAGTTGCGTGGATACGTATTCGAACAGTCAACGGATCGGTTTTTTTCTAGGTCCCATTGTTTTCATTCTGATCCTACTATTACCACTGCCTGAGGGAATGAAACCGGAAGCTCTCAGAGTCGGTGCTGTCACGGCGCTCATGGCGATCTGGTGGATCACAGAAGCCATTCCCATTCCGGCAACTGCTTTGTTGCCCATTGCGTTATTTCCCACTCTCGGCATTATGAAGTCGGCTCAGTCGACGGCACCATATGCCAACCACCTTATTTATTTGTTTATGGGCGGTTTTTTTATCGCTGTGACCATGGAACGCTGGAACCTGCATCGGCGCATCGCTATGCATACGATTAAAATCGTCGGTTCAAGCCCCAACCGGATGATTCTCGGATTTATGATTGCGACGGCGTTCTTGTCCATGTGGGTGTCCAACACGGCGACCACGATGATGATGGTCCCCATCGGGCTGGCTGTTGTCGCCCAAGCAACCGGACTTGAAGCCGACGACCTGAAAGTCTGTGCTCATGGCGGTGTCGAGTTCAACTTTGGGAAGTCGCTGATGCTCGGTATTGCTTATGCAGCCTCCATCGGTGGTGTCGGCACCATCATCGGGACGCCACCCAACACGATCATGGTCGGCATGATTGAAAAAATGTACGGACAGCAAATTACCTTTGCCCAGTGGATGGCTTTCGGCATTCCCCTGTCCGTCATTATGCTGGCAATTAGCTGGTGGGTTCTCACACATTTTCTTTTCTCCACAAAAGGCCAGGAACTTGGCGGCGGCGAAGCGATTATCGATGCCGAGCTGAGAAAGCTTGGGCCCATGAAGAAAGAAGAAAAAAAGATCGTGTGGGTTTTCGCTATTGTTGCTTTGTGCTGGATTTTGCGCGGCTTTATCAAAATTCCTCAAATTGCAATGATGCACGATGCCACCATCGCCATTATTGGTGCCTTGGCGTTGTTCATTATTCCGTCGGATTTCAAGAAAGGCCGATTCCTGCTTGATTGGAAGACAGCTGTTAAAATTCCTTGGGATGTCATCTTGCTCTTTGGTGGTGGTTTGGCCATTGCCAGCGGATTTTCCAAGACCGGTCTGGCTGCCTGGATCGCTGGTAACCTGAGCATTCTTGAAGGCACGGGTATGGTTGTCTTTATCGGCGCGGTTGTCATCATGACCATCTTCCTGACGGAAATCACTTCCAACACGGCGACGGCCACCTTGCTCGTCCCCATCATGGGCAGTGCCGCCGTGGCGATGGGCGTTAACCCGTACGGTACCATCGTGGCGGCTTGCGTGTCGGCCTCGTATGCCTTTATGCTGCCAGTTGCAACGCCACCGAATGCCGTTGTTTTTGGAAGCGGCTGCGTAACTATTCCACAAATGGCCAGAACTGGGTTATACCTCAATATCATCGGCGCAATTTTGATTACATTCTTTGTTGTCGCAATTATGCCGACGTTGTGGGGACTGGATTTGTCCACGTTGCCGGAATGGGCAATGAAAGCCGCGGAGGTCGCCAAATAACCGCATATTAACGATGTCGGGAGCGCACCGGCTCCCGACATCATAACCTAACGATGGGCACGCCACGGCGTCAGCATCGTTTGCCGCGAGAGAGCCATGAAATTTCCCAAGCGTTTGTTTGCAATCAGCACCGTGACGTTGGCCCTCTTTCTCCTGGCTGTGATCGGCTACCTGGTTCCAGAAGCCAAGCAAGACGTTCCCACCAGGGTGCTCCTCAACAATAAAGGCGGCAATGTAATATTTACTCACGCCAAACATGCTGAAGATTATGGGCTTGTGTGCGATGACTGCCATCATGACAATATGCCTAACCCGCAACGCTCCATTGCCTGTGGCGAATGCCATCCTGCCTCTTTTGACGCCAAATTCATTAAAAATCACGTCAACATGTTTGGGAATAGCTCGTCATGTATAACATGTCATCATGTTGAATATACCGGATCGACCTTCCATCACGACGAACATTTACAAAATACTGGCGATGATTGTCAGTTATGTCACCATTCTACCGATATCGAGCCCGAACCTATGGCCTGTTCAACGTGCCACGAAAAGGTTGGGAACGAGAATATGCCCAGTATAGCCGAGGCCGCCCACACCCGTTGTGCGGAATGTCATAGCGAGATGTTTGATCTCCACCTGCAAGGCTGCGGCAATTGTCACGAACCAATCAATATGAAACACTACACGGGTGAGTATACTCAGTGCTCGGCGTGTCATGAAAAAAGAGGTAAGGATCTTATCATGACCAGGATGGATGCCTACCACGACCAGTGTATGAAGTGCCATCGGGAACTCAAAAAGGGTCCGTACGGCGAAGACGATTGTTTCCTCTGTCACATACGGTAGATTATTATGAAAAAACGATTTCAACTGATGACATCGTCAAGAGGATCGGTCAGGACTCTTCCCGAACCACAACATGTTCTGTTGACCCTATGCCAGCATGAACCGGTTGTTTCCGTCGGTGATGAGGTGGCCTTGGGGCAGTGTGTCGCGTCGGCGACGGAGAGTGATGTTCCCGATATACTCGCCTCGGTGTGTGGAACCGTGTCAGCCGTAGAAAACGAAAGTATTCGTATCGAGACCAACGGCAATGCCGTTGTTCCACCGGTGACGTTTACCGATCGTGATCGCGTGGAACTCAAAACGATGCTGCTGCGTTGTGGAGTGAATGTCGGAGCGGTCCACTCGTCGCGAATACTGGTGATCAATGGCGTGGAACCGGAACCGGACATCACGGTTTATGGGCAATTGCTACGTGACGAACCCTTTCTTGTGTCTGAGGGGTTGCGCCATCTCATGACCTTGGTCACACCGGAGACGTGTTTACTCGTTACGGCTATGGGGGCAAGTGGAACATTGCCCGGTGTAAGAACAAAGCGAGTACCTCCGGTATATCCCGCCGGGCTTGATCCACTTGTCATCAAAGCGGCCACCGGCAAGGAAAACTCGGATGACGTGTGTGTTGTTAGTATCCCGCTTCTGTATGAGATCGGTATAGTGACCACGACGGGCATACCGTTCCCATCGACCATTTTTTCCGTCAATGAAGCCACTTACAAGGCTGCGGTGGGAACACCCATCGGTTTTATTCTCAGTGAAATCGGAAAAAATGTCAGATTCGGGGACAAGATATTTGAAGGCGGTGCATTTCGAGGAGACTGTATACGTTCTCTTGATCAGGGCTTGCAAAAAGGCGTGTATGGCGTTGGCGTCGTGAAGAAACATGCCTACCCGATGGTTGAAGATGCGCCATGCATCAGTTGCGGAGAGTGCGTGCTGGTCTGTCCGTCCCGCATCGATCCAGGGATGCTGTCACGGTATGCGGAGTTCGGCTTGTTTGAAAAAGCTGCGGAACAGCATCTTCATGCCTGCATGGATTGTGGGTTATGTGGATATGTCTGTATTTCGCGTCGACCAGTCGTGCAGTATCTCCGCTTGGCAAAAGCCGAATTGGCCAGCCTTTACTGTGAACCCGATACGGTCTCGTAGAGGAGTATGCTATGAAAAATTTCCTCACGTCTCCTGTTTTGACGGTTGCCGTCCCTCCGCACATCCATTGTGGAAAAACCGTTAAAGGACTCTCGCTCCATACGATATACGCGCTGATACCGGCGATACTTTTCGCGGTGGCCCATTATGGCATCGACGCGATACGAGTTATGGCATTGTCCTGTGCGGTCGCTGTGGTCACGGAATATCTCTGCGCTATGGTTATGGAACAGGAAGCGGCCATTGATGATTTGAGTAGCGTGGTGATTGGCCTCATTTTTGCCTTCATTCTCCCGGCATCAGCACCTTGGTGGCTTGTCGTCATGGGCAGTGTATCCAGCATTGCATTGGGGAAGATGATTTTCGGCGGTATCGGAGGTGCTCCCGTGTGTGCCGCCGCTTTGGGCTGGGCCATTTGTCGCGTCTCCTGGCCACATGCCATGGATATCGAAGCCTGCATGCTCAGTGCGCCGTGGGATTATCCGTTAGGACAATTGAAGCATTTCGGCGTGGAATACATGCATCCTGCAAGCCTTGTAGAGATGTTCTTCGGTAATCAACTTGGCTGGTTGGGGGCCTCACAAGTGGGCGCTGTATTGCTTGGCGGCATCTATCTTCTATGGAAAGGATGGCTACGCCCGTATATTCCTATTGCGTTTCTCGTCGGCGTGTTCATCGGCGCGTTCAGCTTTTACGACTTGGACCCGACCCAATATGCCTCTCCCATATTTCATCTGTTTGCCGGTGGAACGGTTTTCGCCGCTTTTTTTCTCGCCACCGATCCTTCGTCCTCACCGTCCGGTTCTCGTGCCATGATTCTCTATGGATTACTTGGTGGAGTATTGACCGTCATCATTCGCGTTTACGGCAAGTATCCTGATGGGGTGGTGTTCGCTGTTCTCTTGGCGAACTTGTTTGCTCCCCTGATAGAGCGGATTCGGCCCAAACCGTTTGGAGCGAGGTAGCGACATGGGCGAAATACCAAAAATGATTGTTGTGTTGTCGTTGATTTGTGGCATTTCCGGATTCACCCTCGCCGGATTGCGTGCCGCCACACAAAGCCGGATTGAAGAACAGGTTCTCACGTATGTGCAGGCTCCGGCCATGAAGCACGTGCTTCAAGGGTATGACAATGACCCCATCAAAGACCGTAAATCCTTTACGTTGGCCGAAACAGGACAGACCATCACTGTTTTTCCCGCACTCCAGAACGGCAAACTCGTCGGTGTAGCCTTTGAAACGGCGGGTAAAGGCTATGGTGGCGATATCGGCGTCATGGTCGGCTTTCATCCACAGAATGACCGGCTTTCCGGCATCGGCATCACGACTTTGAAAGAAACTCCCGGAGTTGGAACTCGCGTGACGGATGTCGCGTTTTCAAGCCAGTTTCATAACCACTCCATTGACTCCATTGCACTCAGCGCGGCCGGCGGCGACATTGATGGGGTTGGCGGTGCCACGATTTCCTCAACGGGAACGGTGTCGGCCGTTCAGGAGGCCGTCAAAATTTATCAAGCCATTAAAAACGATATCACCAGCTCCTGGAACATGTGACCCACACCCGAACCAGGGAAACAGGAACGCACCCTGTGAAAGGATGTCTGGACACTCAACACGGCCTCGCACGGCTTCCGGAGATGTTATGAACACATTGTGGAAAGAGTTTTCCAAGGGATTGTGGACGGATCTCCCTCCATTTCGACTGGTTCTCGGATTGTGTCCCACATTGGCGGTCACCAAAACAGCCAACAACGGTCTGGGGATGGGGTTGGCCGTTATCTTTGTGCTGACATTGTCGAACTGCATGGTGTCATTATTGCGGAATGTTATTCCGGCCAAAGTCCGCATTGCCTGCTTTATTGTTATCGCGGCATCGTTGGTGGTGGCAGTCGAATTGCTCATGCAGGCATTTGCCTATCCACTCTATCAGCAACTCGGCATCTTCGTTCCACTTATTGTTGTCAACTGCATCATTCTCGGGCGGGCTGAGGCCTTTGCTTCAAAGCGTTCGGTTTTGCCTTCCATGGCCGATGGCCTGGGAATGGGGCTGGGCTTTACCCTCTCGTTGACGTTTCTTGGTTCACTTCGTGAGATCTTTGGCTACGGCTCGTTTTTTGGGACCGATGTTTTTGGTCCCACCTTCAAGCCGTTTTCCTTCATGGTTGAAGCGCCAGGCGCGTTCGTCTGTCTCGGACTTTTGTTGGCGGGGATGAATTATCTCACCAATGTCCAGCGGAAGCGCAAAGGCCTCAAGGCCATCGACGGCCCCACACACGATTGCGCATCGTGCGGTGCATGCGGCGGATTGGGAAAATAGCCGGGCTTATAGCGTAGGGGAGGCCACATCATGCAAGAATATTTTCTTCTTTTTATTGCGGCGATCTTTGTCAACAACATCGTTTTGGCGCAATACCTCGGGAACTGTCCGTTTATAGGCACCTCGAAAAAGACCGGAGTCGCTCTCGGTATGGGGAGCGCGGTTGTCTTTGTCGTGACGATGTCGACGGCGTTTACTTGGCTTGTTCAAAAATATGTTCTCGATCCTCTCGATCTCGGCTACTTGCAAACGCTGACGTTTATCCTTGTGATTGCAGCGCTTGTTCAGTTCGTTGAAATGTTTCTCAAAAAAATGGTGCCGCCGCTGTATCAATCTCTTGGTATCTTCTTACCTCTTATCACGACGAACTGCGCCGTGATGGGGATTGCCATTATTTGTCAGCGTAAAGAATATGATTTTGTCACAAGTATTCTCTTTGCACTGTTCTCCGGCCTGGGGTTTATGTTGGCCCTCGTTGTTTTGGCCTCGATTCGGGAAAAATTGGAAGTGACCCGCATGCCGCGCTCCATTCGAGGCGTGCCGGCGGGACTCATCATGGCGGGCATTATGTCTCTGGCGTTTTTTGCCTTCCAGGGAATGATTGCCTGAGGATATGACGAAAACAAGGTACACCTGCATAAAAAACGCATGAAACTGCCGGTATGTTTTATACCGGAGGAAGGGTACCGATATGATTCTCTCTTCTATTCTCGTTTTGTTCGGTCTGGGGTTGGTTGCTGCAGCTGTTTTGGCAGTGGCTTCTCGGGTGCTTTATGTCAAAGAAGACCCTCGCGTTGTGGCGGTCGAAAGTGCGCTTCCCGGAGCCAACTGCGGTGGCTGCGGATATCCTGGTTGTGCCGGAGCTGCGCAGGCGGTGGTTTCTGGCAAAGCCGGTGCAGATGTTTGTGTTGCCGGTGGAGCTGAAACCGCTCAGGCGGTGGCCGAGATCATGGGGTTGGAAGTCGGCGCCATGGAACCGAAGTCCGCCTGCCGTGATTGCACGGGAGGAGAGCGGGCCGACGAACTCTATCTTTATGAAGGGGCTTCCTCATGTCGGGCACAGGCCATGCTGTATGGGGGAGCTAAAGCGTGTTCTTCCGGATGTTTAGGGCTCGGTTCCTGTGTGGAAGTCTGTCCATTCAATGCGATTCATATGGGGCCTCACGGCCTACCCATTATTGATCCCGAAGAATGTCGAGCCTGTGGCAAGTGCGTTGCCGTCTGTCCACGCGGGGTTATCAGCATCGAGGGCATGAGTTCAAGGCTGTTGCACCTCAATCAAACATCGGATTGCTTAGCACCGTGCCGACAAAAGTG
This genomic window from Desulfovibrio inopinatus DSM 10711 contains:
- a CDS encoding cytochrome c3 family protein; translated protein: MKFPKRLFAISTVTLALFLLAVIGYLVPEAKQDVPTRVLLNNKGGNVIFTHAKHAEDYGLVCDDCHHDNMPNPQRSIACGECHPASFDAKFIKNHVNMFGNSSSCITCHHVEYTGSTFHHDEHLQNTGDDCQLCHHSTDIEPEPMACSTCHEKVGNENMPSIAEAAHTRCAECHSEMFDLHLQGCGNCHEPINMKHYTGEYTQCSACHEKRGKDLIMTRMDAYHDQCMKCHRELKKGPYGEDDCFLCHIR
- the rnfG gene encoding RnfABCDGE type electron transport complex subunit G, yielding MGEIPKMIVVLSLICGISGFTLAGLRAATQSRIEEQVLTYVQAPAMKHVLQGYDNDPIKDRKSFTLAETGQTITVFPALQNGKLVGVAFETAGKGYGGDIGVMVGFHPQNDRLSGIGITTLKETPGVGTRVTDVAFSSQFHNHSIDSIALSAAGGDIDGVGGATISSTGTVSAVQEAVKIYQAIKNDITSSWNM
- a CDS encoding electron transport complex protein RnfA translates to MQEYFLLFIAAIFVNNIVLAQYLGNCPFIGTSKKTGVALGMGSAVVFVVTMSTAFTWLVQKYVLDPLDLGYLQTLTFILVIAALVQFVEMFLKKMVPPLYQSLGIFLPLITTNCAVMGIAIICQRKEYDFVTSILFALFSGLGFMLALVVLASIREKLEVTRMPRSIRGVPAGLIMAGIMSLAFFAFQGMIA
- a CDS encoding 4Fe-4S dicluster domain-containing protein; this encodes MKKRFQLMTSSRGSVRTLPEPQHVLLTLCQHEPVVSVGDEVALGQCVASATESDVPDILASVCGTVSAVENESIRIETNGNAVVPPVTFTDRDRVELKTMLLRCGVNVGAVHSSRILVINGVEPEPDITVYGQLLRDEPFLVSEGLRHLMTLVTPETCLLVTAMGASGTLPGVRTKRVPPVYPAGLDPLVIKAATGKENSDDVCVVSIPLLYEIGIVTTTGIPFPSTIFSVNEATYKAAVGTPIGFILSEIGKNVRFGDKIFEGGAFRGDCIRSLDQGLQKGVYGVGVVKKHAYPMVEDAPCISCGECVLVCPSRIDPGMLSRYAEFGLFEKAAEQHLHACMDCGLCGYVCISRRPVVQYLRLAKAELASLYCEPDTVS
- a CDS encoding RnfABCDGE type electron transport complex subunit D, giving the protein MKNFLTSPVLTVAVPPHIHCGKTVKGLSLHTIYALIPAILFAVAHYGIDAIRVMALSCAVAVVTEYLCAMVMEQEAAIDDLSSVVIGLIFAFILPASAPWWLVVMGSVSSIALGKMIFGGIGGAPVCAAALGWAICRVSWPHAMDIEACMLSAPWDYPLGQLKHFGVEYMHPASLVEMFFGNQLGWLGASQVGAVLLGGIYLLWKGWLRPYIPIAFLVGVFIGAFSFYDLDPTQYASPIFHLFAGGTVFAAFFLATDPSSSPSGSRAMILYGLLGGVLTVIIRVYGKYPDGVVFAVLLANLFAPLIERIRPKPFGAR
- the rsxE gene encoding electron transport complex subunit RsxE, producing MNTLWKEFSKGLWTDLPPFRLVLGLCPTLAVTKTANNGLGMGLAVIFVLTLSNCMVSLLRNVIPAKVRIACFIVIAASLVVAVELLMQAFAYPLYQQLGIFVPLIVVNCIILGRAEAFASKRSVLPSMADGLGMGLGFTLSLTFLGSLREIFGYGSFFGTDVFGPTFKPFSFMVEAPGAFVCLGLLLAGMNYLTNVQRKRKGLKAIDGPTHDCASCGACGGLGK
- a CDS encoding malic enzyme-like NAD(P)-binding protein; the encoded protein is MALYTTQEALDYHSKGHKGKVEVIPCKPCETQKQLSLAYTPGVALACKEIERDPQLSYEYTGRGNLVAVVSNGTAVLGLGNIGAAAGKPVMEGKGVLFKVFADVDVYDINLDVSDPDKLIEIVKAMEPTFGGINLEDIKAPECFYIEETLKKEMNIPVFHDDQHGTAIISGAGLLNALEISGKKIEDLRVVVSGAGASATACSNFYISLGVKRENISMFDSRGHINKSRSGLNEFKQAFAQDVEYASLGDALKGADCFLGLSKGGILSQDMVKGMADHPLIFACANPDPEITYPDAKEARPDAIMATGRSDFPNQINNVLGFPFIFRGALDCNATAINEEMKVAAANALADLAKEPVPDYVMKAYGVEEMEFGPDYIIPKPFDLRVIEWEAAAVAKAAMDTGVAAKTFDIEAYKKELRERLAISRARMKTFIDDYKLDF
- a CDS encoding SLC13 family permease; this translates as MDTYSNSQRIGFFLGPIVFILILLLPLPEGMKPEALRVGAVTALMAIWWITEAIPIPATALLPIALFPTLGIMKSAQSTAPYANHLIYLFMGGFFIAVTMERWNLHRRIAMHTIKIVGSSPNRMILGFMIATAFLSMWVSNTATTMMMVPIGLAVVAQATGLEADDLKVCAHGGVEFNFGKSLMLGIAYAASIGGVGTIIGTPPNTIMVGMIEKMYGQQITFAQWMAFGIPLSVIMLAISWWVLTHFLFSTKGQELGGGEAIIDAELRKLGPMKKEEKKIVWVFAIVALCWILRGFIKIPQIAMMHDATIAIIGALALFIIPSDFKKGRFLLDWKTAVKIPWDVILLFGGGLAIASGFSKTGLAAWIAGNLSILEGTGMVVFIGAVVIMTIFLTEITSNTATATLLVPIMGSAAVAMGVNPYGTIVAACVSASYAFMLPVATPPNAVVFGSGCVTIPQMARTGLYLNIIGAILITFFVVAIMPTLWGLDLSTLPEWAMKAAEVAK